A window of Anaerosoma tenue contains these coding sequences:
- a CDS encoding HepT-like ribonuclease domain-containing protein, translating to MSGPRDESIILESLVDAASRLIDLGRDVPRDHIGDDRDDRERILWNLVVLGESSKRLSIKVRSRFADVPWSEMARTRDVVAHHYDGIIWPRVAEIIQDRLPSLLPQLASIRDTVRAEFDAAEAARDR from the coding sequence CCTCGAGAGCCTGGTCGACGCCGCCAGTCGCCTCATCGACCTTGGCCGTGACGTGCCGCGTGATCACATCGGTGACGACCGCGACGATCGTGAGCGCATCCTCTGGAACCTCGTGGTCCTGGGTGAGTCATCCAAGCGGCTCTCGATCAAGGTACGAAGCCGCTTCGCGGATGTGCCTTGGAGCGAGATGGCCCGCACACGCGACGTCGTGGCGCACCATTATGATGGCATCATCTGGCCCCGCGTAGCCGAGATCATCCAGGACCGACTACCGTCGCTCCTGCCGCAACTGGCCTCGATTCGCGACACGGTGCGCGCCGAATTCGACGCGGCCGAAGCCGCGCGCGACCGGTAG